In one Nicotiana sylvestris chromosome 8, ASM39365v2, whole genome shotgun sequence genomic region, the following are encoded:
- the LOC104247285 gene encoding NADP-dependent malic enzyme-like isoform X2: MESTLKEISSNGDSVLDMKDKCGVAGGVEDMYGEDRATEDQPITPWTFSVASGYSLLRDPHYNKGLAFTEEERDAHYLRGLLPPTVLSQELQEKRLIHNLRQYQVPLQRYMAMMDLQERNERLFYKLLIDHVEELLPIVYTPTVGEACQKYGSIFRRPQGLFISLKEKGKILEVLKNWPEKSIQVIVVTDGERILGLGDLGCQGMGIPVGKLSLYTALGGVRPSVCLPITIDVGTNNQQLLDNEFYIGLKQKRATGQEYAELLEEFMSAVKQNYGEKVLIQFEDFANHNAFNLLAKYRTTHLVFNDDIQGTASVVLAGLIASLKLLGGTLADHTFLFLGAGEAGTGIAELIALEITKRTSVPLEEARKKIWLVDSKGLVVSSRLESLQHFKKPWAHDHEPVKELIDAVKAIKPTVLIGTSGVGKTFTKEVVETMASLNPKPLIMALSNPTSQAECTAEEAYTWSKGHAIFASGSPFDPFEYEGRTFVSGQANNAYIFPGFGLGIIMSGTIRVHDDMLLAASEALAAQVTEEDYLKGRIYPSFTNIRKISAHIAAEVAAKAYELGLATRLPRPTDLEKYAESCMYTPVYRTYR, encoded by the exons ATGGAGAGCACATTGAAGGAAATTTCATCAAATGGTGATTCTGTTCTTGATATGAAAGATAAATGTGGTGTTGCTGGTGGCGTTGAGGATATGTATGGAGAGGATAGAGCTACTGAAGATCAGCCTATCACCCCTTGGACTTTTTCTGTTGCTAG TGGATATAGTTTGTTACGGGATCCACACTACAACAAAGGGCTTGCCTTCACTGAAGAAGAGAGAGATGCTCACTATCTGCGCGGCCTTCTACCTCCTACTGTTTTAAGCCAAGAACTTCAG GAGAAGAGATTGATACACAATCTCCGCCAATATCAAGTTCCACTGCAAAGATACATGGCCATGATGGATCTTCAG GAAAGAAATGAAAGGTTATTTTACAAGCTTCTCATCGATCATGTTGAGGAGCTCTTGCCAATTGTATATACCCCAACAGTTGGCGAGGCTTGCCAGAAGTACGGAAGCATTTTCAGGCGTCCTCAGGGTCTCTTTATCAGCTTAAAAGAAAA GGGAAAGATTCTTGAGGTATTGAAAAACTGGCCTGAGAAGAGTATTCAAGTCATTGTTGTAACAGATGGGGAGCGGATATTAGGACTTGGTGACCTTGGCTGTCAG GGTATGGGTATTCCAGTTGGAAAGCTCTCTCTTTATACTGCTCTTGGGGGTGTTCGTCCCTCAGTA TGTCTTCCTATAACCATTGATGTTGGCACGAATAATCAGCAGTTACTGGATAATGAGTTCTACATTGGACTCAAGCAGAAAAGAGCTACAGGGCAG GAATATGCTGAACTTCTGGAGGAGTTTATGTCTGCAGTTAAGCAAAACTACGGAGAGAAAGTCCTCATTCAG TTTGAAGATTTTGCAAACCACAATGCATTCAATCTTCTTGCAAAGTATCGCACTACACATCTTGTATTCAATGATGATATACAG GGCACAGCATCTGTGGTTCTGGCCGGGCTTATCGCATCTCTAAAACTACTTGGTGGAACACTGGCTGACCATACTTTCTTATTCTTAGGTGCTGGAGAG GCTGGAACTGGTATTGCTGAGCTCATAGCACTTGAGATAACAAAAAGG ACTAGTGTTCCTTTAGAAGAAGCTCGAAAGAAGATTTGGCTTGTTGACTCTAAG GGACTGGTGGTTAGTTCTCGTTTGGAGTCCCTTCAGCACTTCAAAAAGCCTTGGGCTCATGATCACGAACCTGTTAAGGAACTTATAGATGCCGTCAAG GCAATAAAGCCAACTGTTCTAATAGGAACTTCAGGAGTTGGAAAAACATTTACGAAGGAAGTCGTGGAGACTATGGCTTCTCTCAATCCG AAACCTCTCATTATGGCTTTGTCTAATCCGACATCACAAGCTGAATGCACTGCTGAGGAAGCGTATACATGGAGCAAG GGTCATGCAATCTTTGCTAGTGGAAGCCCATTTGACCCGTTTGAGTATGAGGGACGGACTTTTGTGTCTGGCCAG GCCAACAATGCCTACATATTCCCTGGATTTGGTTTGGGAATTATAATGTCTGGCACAATTCGTGTGCATGATGATATGTTACTGGCAGCCT CGGAAGCTTTGGCAGCTCAGGTGACAGAGGAAGACTATTTAAAGGGACGGATCTACCCATCATTCACTAACATCAGAAAAATATCAGCCCATATTGCGGCCGAAGTAGCTGCTAAGGCATATGAACTTG GTCTAGCAACACGTCTCCCTCGTCCTACGGATCTTGAAAAGTATGCTGAGAGCTGCATGTACACTCCAGTATACCGCACCTATCGCTAA
- the LOC104247285 gene encoding NADP-dependent malic enzyme-like isoform X1, translating to MISFTRPYFLRKALGLFLLGQRGGGILKIRVVMESTLKEISSNGDSVLDMKDKCGVAGGVEDMYGEDRATEDQPITPWTFSVASGYSLLRDPHYNKGLAFTEEERDAHYLRGLLPPTVLSQELQEKRLIHNLRQYQVPLQRYMAMMDLQERNERLFYKLLIDHVEELLPIVYTPTVGEACQKYGSIFRRPQGLFISLKEKGKILEVLKNWPEKSIQVIVVTDGERILGLGDLGCQGMGIPVGKLSLYTALGGVRPSVCLPITIDVGTNNQQLLDNEFYIGLKQKRATGQEYAELLEEFMSAVKQNYGEKVLIQFEDFANHNAFNLLAKYRTTHLVFNDDIQGTASVVLAGLIASLKLLGGTLADHTFLFLGAGEAGTGIAELIALEITKRTSVPLEEARKKIWLVDSKGLVVSSRLESLQHFKKPWAHDHEPVKELIDAVKAIKPTVLIGTSGVGKTFTKEVVETMASLNPKPLIMALSNPTSQAECTAEEAYTWSKGHAIFASGSPFDPFEYEGRTFVSGQANNAYIFPGFGLGIIMSGTIRVHDDMLLAASEALAAQVTEEDYLKGRIYPSFTNIRKISAHIAAEVAAKAYELGLATRLPRPTDLEKYAESCMYTPVYRTYR from the exons ATGATCTCATTCACCAGACCCTATTTCCTG AGAAAGGCATTGGGGTTGTTTTTATTGGGTCAAAGAGGAGGAGGAATATTAAAGATACGGGTAGTAATGGAGAGCACATTGAAGGAAATTTCATCAAATGGTGATTCTGTTCTTGATATGAAAGATAAATGTGGTGTTGCTGGTGGCGTTGAGGATATGTATGGAGAGGATAGAGCTACTGAAGATCAGCCTATCACCCCTTGGACTTTTTCTGTTGCTAG TGGATATAGTTTGTTACGGGATCCACACTACAACAAAGGGCTTGCCTTCACTGAAGAAGAGAGAGATGCTCACTATCTGCGCGGCCTTCTACCTCCTACTGTTTTAAGCCAAGAACTTCAG GAGAAGAGATTGATACACAATCTCCGCCAATATCAAGTTCCACTGCAAAGATACATGGCCATGATGGATCTTCAG GAAAGAAATGAAAGGTTATTTTACAAGCTTCTCATCGATCATGTTGAGGAGCTCTTGCCAATTGTATATACCCCAACAGTTGGCGAGGCTTGCCAGAAGTACGGAAGCATTTTCAGGCGTCCTCAGGGTCTCTTTATCAGCTTAAAAGAAAA GGGAAAGATTCTTGAGGTATTGAAAAACTGGCCTGAGAAGAGTATTCAAGTCATTGTTGTAACAGATGGGGAGCGGATATTAGGACTTGGTGACCTTGGCTGTCAG GGTATGGGTATTCCAGTTGGAAAGCTCTCTCTTTATACTGCTCTTGGGGGTGTTCGTCCCTCAGTA TGTCTTCCTATAACCATTGATGTTGGCACGAATAATCAGCAGTTACTGGATAATGAGTTCTACATTGGACTCAAGCAGAAAAGAGCTACAGGGCAG GAATATGCTGAACTTCTGGAGGAGTTTATGTCTGCAGTTAAGCAAAACTACGGAGAGAAAGTCCTCATTCAG TTTGAAGATTTTGCAAACCACAATGCATTCAATCTTCTTGCAAAGTATCGCACTACACATCTTGTATTCAATGATGATATACAG GGCACAGCATCTGTGGTTCTGGCCGGGCTTATCGCATCTCTAAAACTACTTGGTGGAACACTGGCTGACCATACTTTCTTATTCTTAGGTGCTGGAGAG GCTGGAACTGGTATTGCTGAGCTCATAGCACTTGAGATAACAAAAAGG ACTAGTGTTCCTTTAGAAGAAGCTCGAAAGAAGATTTGGCTTGTTGACTCTAAG GGACTGGTGGTTAGTTCTCGTTTGGAGTCCCTTCAGCACTTCAAAAAGCCTTGGGCTCATGATCACGAACCTGTTAAGGAACTTATAGATGCCGTCAAG GCAATAAAGCCAACTGTTCTAATAGGAACTTCAGGAGTTGGAAAAACATTTACGAAGGAAGTCGTGGAGACTATGGCTTCTCTCAATCCG AAACCTCTCATTATGGCTTTGTCTAATCCGACATCACAAGCTGAATGCACTGCTGAGGAAGCGTATACATGGAGCAAG GGTCATGCAATCTTTGCTAGTGGAAGCCCATTTGACCCGTTTGAGTATGAGGGACGGACTTTTGTGTCTGGCCAG GCCAACAATGCCTACATATTCCCTGGATTTGGTTTGGGAATTATAATGTCTGGCACAATTCGTGTGCATGATGATATGTTACTGGCAGCCT CGGAAGCTTTGGCAGCTCAGGTGACAGAGGAAGACTATTTAAAGGGACGGATCTACCCATCATTCACTAACATCAGAAAAATATCAGCCCATATTGCGGCCGAAGTAGCTGCTAAGGCATATGAACTTG GTCTAGCAACACGTCTCCCTCGTCCTACGGATCTTGAAAAGTATGCTGAGAGCTGCATGTACACTCCAGTATACCGCACCTATCGCTAA